The bacterium genomic interval CATGAGTGAGGATTCACTCAAAATGGCAGTGTCAAGTTTATCGAGAAGCAACTTTTTCTCGAATTTTTTGATAAAACTGAGAATTTCCGGAAGATAACTATCGGGAATCTTCTCTATTTCCGAAATTATTTTTTCCTTTACTGATTTCATGGCTTATATCAATTCTTTGGCTAATTGCACAGAAAATATGTCTATCGACATGCCTTGTGTCAAGTTTAAAGGGTCTCATTCGCATTTAGTATAATTCCTGTTGATTTTGCCGAAAAAATTTCGCATTATATTAGTTAAAAAACTTCTAAAATCATGGACGACTACATAGTAATACAGGGTGCAAGGGAACATAACCTTAAGAA includes:
- a CDS encoding DUF2281 domain-containing protein produces the protein MKSVKEKIISEIEKIPDSYLPEILSFIKKFEKKLLLDKLDTAILSESSLMKDWLKPEEDEAWKDL